The DNA segment TATTTCAATGAAAGGGAAATATTTCGGTGACACGCCTGTGAAGTTAGATTTGAAACTTGAAGTTGTAGACGCCCCGAATAGTGCTGGAGTAATAATTGATGCCATCAGGGCGACAAAAATTGCTTTAGATAGGGGAATCTCAGGTCCATTAATTAGCATATCTGCATATGCCTTCAAACATCCACCGGTACATGCCCCATACGAGGTTGCAAAAACTTGGGTTAAAGATTTCCTTGAAGGTAAAAGGGATCGCTAAAAGATAGTTGTGTTTTGTTAATCTTGAGCTAGGACTCTGTACGCCAAAGTTCTTTCTTTAACATATCCCGTACCGCCGCTCTAATGGCAGCGCTACGGCTTGGATACATTCCAGCCCTTATAAGATCATCTAAGCCTTCAATAAGGGCTTCGGGCAACTTGACTGTAACGAGTTTCATATTATTTCCCACCATCTAAGGGTAATACGATTTAAACACGCCATAGATGTTAAAAACGTTTTATACGTTCAAATGAGTAAAAAGACCCGTTAAAACTTCAAAATCAACGTTAAATGAGGTAAAACTTACTCTATAGGGCAAAACTTAAGTTAATCGCGAAGGGCTTTTGGCTTAAATATTATTTTCCTTTTCATAAAAATCGCGGTAAAATTGATTTTGGTGTATCGTCACCTCAACGCTGGGCTAAATATTGCGAGGAAACGCATTGTTTCATCTCCGGTGTTTTTAAGGCTATGTTTTTCCTTTGGTGGGCCAATAGCGATAGATCCGGCTTGGACATTGAACTTTTTATTTTCAACGGTAAGTACCCCGGACC comes from the Candidatus Bathyarchaeota archaeon genome and includes:
- a CDS encoding type II toxin-antitoxin system ParD family antitoxin, with translation MKLVTVKLPEALIEGLDDLIRAGMYPSRSAAIRAAVRDMLKKELWRTES